One genomic window of Roseateles sp. DAIF2 includes the following:
- a CDS encoding MFS transporter — protein sequence MNSSSTLNSSLVPEAQQGPADSLAPGDIAVGVVIGRASEYFDFFVYGIASALVFPAVFFPHMGRLEGTLFSFALFSLAFIVRPLGTLAGMEIQRRYGRSVKLTVALFLLGSSTAGMALLPGYASAGAAAIGMLAACRIGQGLAQGGSWDGLPSLLALNAPPHRRGWYAMLGQLGAPLGFLVACGLFAYLWGHLSSNDFLEWGWRFPFFAAFAINVVALFARLRLVVTHEYERELGERELEPCDVGELMREQGGNVVIGAFAALASYALFHLVTVFPLSWVMLHSSQDIGAFLAVQLVGALLAAAAMPLSGILADRIGRRSTLGGLAVAIGLFSLVAPWLLDGGARGQDLFILFGFVLLGLSYGQSAGAVTSNFLPRLRYTGAALTADLAWLIGAAFAPLVALGLSARFGLGAVSLYLLSGAACTLAALRINKSLAQRD from the coding sequence ATGAACAGCAGCAGTACTCTCAATTCGTCGCTGGTGCCCGAAGCCCAACAGGGCCCTGCCGACAGCCTCGCACCCGGGGATATCGCGGTGGGCGTGGTCATCGGTCGCGCCTCCGAATACTTCGATTTCTTCGTCTACGGGATCGCATCCGCGCTGGTTTTCCCGGCGGTGTTTTTCCCCCACATGGGGCGGCTCGAAGGGACCTTGTTCTCGTTCGCCTTGTTTTCGCTGGCCTTCATCGTGCGGCCGCTGGGCACGCTCGCGGGGATGGAGATTCAGCGCCGATACGGCCGCAGTGTCAAGCTGACCGTGGCCCTGTTCCTGCTCGGCAGCTCCACCGCCGGCATGGCCCTGCTGCCCGGCTACGCGAGTGCCGGCGCCGCGGCGATCGGCATGCTGGCGGCCTGCCGCATCGGCCAGGGCCTGGCCCAGGGCGGGTCCTGGGACGGCCTGCCCTCGCTGCTGGCGCTGAACGCGCCGCCGCACCGGCGCGGCTGGTACGCGATGCTGGGCCAGCTGGGCGCGCCGCTGGGCTTCCTGGTGGCCTGCGGCCTGTTCGCCTACCTCTGGGGCCATCTGTCCAGCAACGACTTCCTGGAATGGGGCTGGCGCTTCCCCTTCTTCGCCGCCTTCGCGATCAACGTGGTCGCGCTGTTCGCCCGGCTGCGCCTGGTGGTGACGCATGAGTACGAGCGTGAGCTGGGCGAGCGCGAGCTGGAGCCCTGCGACGTCGGCGAGCTGATGCGCGAGCAGGGCGGCAATGTGGTGATCGGCGCCTTCGCGGCCCTGGCCAGCTATGCGCTGTTCCACCTGGTCACGGTGTTCCCGCTGTCCTGGGTGATGCTGCATTCCAGCCAGGACATCGGGGCCTTCCTGGCGGTGCAACTGGTCGGTGCGCTGCTGGCGGCCGCGGCGATGCCGCTGTCGGGCATCCTGGCCGATCGCATCGGCCGGCGCAGCACCCTGGGCGGGCTGGCGGTGGCGATCGGGCTGTTCAGCCTGGTGGCGCCCTGGCTGCTGGACGGCGGCGCGCGCGGCCAGGACCTGTTCATCCTGTTCGGCTTCGTGCTGCTGGGCCTGTCCTACGGCCAGTCGGCCGGCGCGGTGACCTCGAACTTCCTGCCGCGCCTGCGCTACACCGGCGCCGCGCTGACCGCCGATCTGGCCTGGCTGATCGGCGCCGCCTTCGCGCCGCTGGTGGCCCTGGGCCTGTCGGCCCGCTTCGGCCTGGGCGCGGTGAGCCTGTACCTGCTGTCCGGCGCCGCCTGCACCCTGGCCGCGCTGCGCATCAACAAGAGCCTGGCGCAGCGCGACTGA
- a CDS encoding class III extradiol ring-cleavage dioxygenase has translation MTGSTRLPTYFLSHGGGPWPYMDGPFRENFHALEVSLKRIPQELGATPRAVLMISGHWETPGFEVMAAERPGMVYDYGGFPPHTYQVKYPAPGDPALARRVLALIESAGLPGALNESQGFDHGAFTTMVPMYPAAEMPLVQLSLQQGYDPAAHLALGRALAPLRDEGILIVGSGLSYHNLRAFGPAAKAASGAFDAWLQQTLLRESPEARSAALLRWSDAPAARLAHPREDHLLPLMVAVGAAEGETGSLIYHEAAFMGGVTASSFRFG, from the coding sequence ATGACCGGCAGCACCCGACTCCCCACCTACTTCCTCTCCCACGGCGGCGGCCCCTGGCCCTATATGGACGGGCCGTTCCGCGAGAACTTCCACGCGCTGGAGGTCTCGCTGAAGCGCATCCCGCAGGAACTCGGTGCGACACCGCGCGCGGTGCTGATGATCTCCGGCCATTGGGAGACGCCCGGCTTCGAGGTGATGGCGGCCGAGCGGCCCGGCATGGTCTACGACTACGGCGGCTTCCCGCCCCACACCTACCAGGTCAAGTACCCGGCGCCCGGCGATCCGGCGCTGGCGCGGCGCGTGCTCGCGCTGATCGAGTCCGCCGGCCTGCCCGGCGCGCTGAACGAAAGCCAGGGCTTCGACCATGGCGCCTTCACCACCATGGTTCCGATGTACCCGGCGGCCGAGATGCCGCTGGTGCAGCTCTCGCTGCAACAGGGCTATGACCCGGCCGCGCACCTGGCCCTGGGCCGGGCGCTGGCGCCGCTGCGCGACGAGGGCATCCTGATCGTCGGCAGTGGTCTGAGCTATCACAACCTGCGCGCCTTCGGCCCGGCCGCCAAGGCCGCCTCGGGCGCCTTCGACGCCTGGCTGCAGCAGACCCTGCTGCGGGAATCTCCCGAGGCCCGCAGCGCCGCCTTGTTGCGCTGGAGCGACGCCCCGGCGGCCCGTCTGGCGCACCCGCGGGAGGACCATCTGCTGCCCCTGATGGTCGCGGTGGGGGCCGCGGAGGGCGAAACGGGCTCGCTGATCTATCACGAGGCCGCCTTCATGGGCGGGGTCACGGCCTCCAGCTTCCGCTTCGGCTGA
- a CDS encoding LysR family transcriptional regulator, which yields MQIPRPLNFRTLDLNLLRVFDVVMVERHVTRAAARLAITQPAVSNALRRLREATNEELFIPTSSGVVPTAHAEALWPIVRTALANLQRAFEPQAFDPREDSGLGFTVAMADATAALFVPALARRFQREGVRVGLRVVPLTTRDPREMLEQGLAEVALGFFPELPAALRAEGEALSLFRCEHLYSTAYQCVMRRDHPLAATETLSLDDYCAAEHLRVSFAGRARGFVDDALARIGRQRHVSITVNSYFTAALTVQQSDLLTVLPSSFLPAAGFGDRLAARAVPFELLGIDIGYAWHARHELDPAQRWLREALVAVAAEILALPAAGATA from the coding sequence ATGCAGATACCTCGGCCCCTGAACTTCCGCACCCTGGATTTGAACCTGCTGCGGGTATTCGACGTCGTGATGGTCGAGCGCCATGTCACCCGAGCCGCCGCGCGCCTGGCGATCACCCAGCCGGCGGTCAGCAATGCGCTGCGCCGGCTGCGCGAGGCGACCAACGAGGAGCTGTTCATCCCGACCTCGTCCGGCGTCGTGCCCACCGCCCATGCCGAGGCCCTGTGGCCGATCGTGCGGACGGCGCTGGCGAACCTGCAGCGCGCCTTCGAACCGCAGGCCTTCGACCCGCGCGAGGACAGCGGCCTGGGCTTCACGGTGGCGATGGCCGACGCCACCGCCGCGCTCTTTGTGCCGGCGCTGGCGCGGCGCTTCCAGCGCGAGGGCGTGCGGGTGGGGCTGCGCGTGGTGCCGCTGACGACGCGCGACCCGCGCGAGATGCTGGAGCAGGGCCTGGCCGAGGTGGCGCTGGGCTTCTTCCCCGAGCTGCCGGCGGCGCTGCGGGCCGAGGGCGAGGCGCTGAGCCTGTTTCGCTGCGAGCATCTGTACTCGACCGCCTACCAATGCGTGATGCGGCGCGACCATCCGCTGGCCGCGACCGAGACCCTGAGCCTGGATGACTACTGCGCGGCCGAGCATCTGCGCGTCAGCTTCGCCGGCCGGGCGCGCGGCTTCGTCGACGACGCGCTGGCCCGCATCGGCCGCCAGCGCCATGTGTCGATCACGGTGAACAGCTACTTCACCGCCGCGCTGACGGTGCAGCAGAGCGATCTGCTGACCGTGTTGCCCAGCAGCTTCCTGCCGGCCGCCGGCTTCGGCGACCGCCTGGCCGCGCGCGCCGTGCCCTTCGAGCTGCTGGGCATCGACATCGGCTACGCCTGGCATGCCCGCCACGAGCTGGACCCGGCGCAGCGCTGGCTGCGCGAGGCCCTGGTGGCGGTGGCGGCGGAGATCCTGGCGCTGCCGGCGGCAGGGGCGACGGCCTGA
- a CDS encoding DUF6279 family lipoprotein, translated as MRLVHDATPTSPSPGPLARLLLLLALLALLALQACSTVKLAYSNADTLLYWRLDSYVDITAEQAPRVREGLAQFMTWHRRTQLPRYADELQRLRPRLAGEIAPELACTLLEQLRAVVEPPLLEPANWPLLWLASDLSAEQLKHIERKQKVTDTQWKADWLDGTPEQRRERRFDKMLERSEMLYGSLDEPQRQVLREALLTQGAGFDAQRSFNERLRRQQDLRQQLRRIHDDKLPPEAAAALLKSYLERALRQPPDPTQQRYAQTLLREGCAVFARLHNATTPAQRERAMRTLKGYEDDFRQLAGQPAAANGGGASRASSATSAP; from the coding sequence ATGCGCCTCGTCCATGACGCAACCCCCACATCTCCATCCCCAGGGCCGCTGGCCCGCCTGCTCCTGCTCCTGGCGCTGCTGGCGCTGCTGGCGCTGCAGGCCTGCAGCACCGTCAAGCTCGCCTACAGCAACGCCGACACCCTGCTCTACTGGCGGCTGGACAGCTATGTGGACATCACGGCCGAGCAGGCGCCGCGGGTGCGCGAGGGGCTGGCGCAGTTCATGACCTGGCACCGCCGCACCCAGCTGCCGCGCTATGCCGACGAGCTGCAGCGCCTGCGACCGCGGTTGGCCGGCGAGATCGCACCGGAGCTGGCCTGCACGCTGCTGGAGCAGCTGCGCGCGGTGGTGGAGCCACCGCTGCTGGAGCCGGCCAACTGGCCGCTGCTGTGGCTGGCCTCGGACCTGAGCGCCGAGCAGCTCAAACATATCGAACGCAAGCAGAAGGTCACCGACACCCAATGGAAGGCCGACTGGCTGGACGGCACGCCGGAGCAGCGCCGTGAGCGGCGCTTCGACAAGATGCTGGAGCGCAGCGAGATGCTCTACGGCAGCCTGGACGAACCGCAGCGCCAGGTGTTGCGCGAGGCCCTGCTGACCCAGGGCGCCGGCTTCGATGCGCAGCGCAGCTTCAACGAGCGCCTGCGCCGCCAGCAGGACCTGCGCCAGCAGCTGCGCCGCATCCATGACGACAAGCTGCCGCCCGAGGCCGCCGCCGCCCTGCTCAAGAGCTACCTGGAGCGCGCGCTGCGCCAGCCGCCCGACCCGACCCAGCAGCGCTATGCCCAGACCCTGCTGCGCGAGGGCTGCGCGGTGTTCGCACGCCTGCACAACGCCACCACGCCGGCCCAGCGCGAGCGCGCGATGCGCACGCTCAAGGGCTACGAGGACGATTTCCGGCAGCTGGCGGGCCAGCCGGCAGCCGCCAACGGCGGCGGAGCCTCGCGGGCCTCGTCGGCCACCTCTGCGCCCTGA
- a CDS encoding DUF1801 domain-containing protein: MMTMKMVLTNATTPDEYIAWHAGGSWQRRYAEALRAVVGEAAPQLHERLRWGHLVYCRDREAKSPVLLIRIEPQRLLFGFWRGQRLRDIEPRLRPGGKYEMATLELREDTPLARETALRMVAGAAGLAN, from the coding sequence ATGATGACGATGAAGATGGTCTTGACCAACGCCACCACGCCCGACGAGTACATCGCCTGGCATGCCGGGGGCAGCTGGCAGCGCCGCTATGCCGAGGCGCTGCGCGCCGTGGTGGGCGAGGCGGCGCCGCAGCTGCACGAGCGGCTGCGCTGGGGTCATCTGGTCTATTGCCGGGATCGGGAGGCGAAGAGCCCGGTGCTGCTGATCCGGATCGAGCCGCAGCGCCTGCTGTTCGGCTTCTGGCGCGGCCAGCGCCTGCGCGACATCGAGCCGCGCCTGCGGCCCGGCGGCAAGTACGAGATGGCGACCCTGGAGCTGCGCGAGGACACGCCGCTGGCACGGGAGACCGCGCTCAGGATGGTGGCCGGGGCGGCGGGGCTGGCTAACTAA
- a CDS encoding GAF domain-containing protein: protein MPPSYDHAYLDATTLDVLISELLVATCDGCDPELGGRITELLSQLRRQLGMDLVFVSEFKDGQRVFRFVEGAEAAEALGIHAGGAAPLEQSYCQRVVQGRLPELVHDAETHRQSAGLPDTPFRVGAHLSTPVLLSDGRVYGTLCCFSTQPNPSLRAADLSRLKGCARLVARKVETSAARGATIPTGFRDTQVDWPALDP, encoded by the coding sequence ATGCCGCCCTCCTACGACCACGCCTACCTCGACGCCACCACCCTCGACGTCCTGATCTCCGAGCTCCTGGTGGCCACCTGCGACGGCTGCGACCCCGAGCTGGGCGGTCGCATCACCGAGCTGCTGAGCCAGTTGCGCCGGCAGCTGGGCATGGACCTGGTGTTCGTCTCCGAGTTCAAGGACGGCCAGCGGGTGTTCCGTTTTGTCGAGGGCGCCGAAGCCGCCGAGGCCCTGGGCATCCATGCCGGCGGCGCGGCGCCGCTGGAGCAGAGCTATTGCCAGCGCGTTGTCCAGGGCCGCTTGCCCGAGCTGGTGCACGACGCCGAGACGCATCGCCAGTCGGCCGGGCTGCCGGACACACCGTTCCGGGTCGGGGCGCATCTGAGCACGCCGGTGCTGCTGTCCGATGGCCGCGTCTACGGCACCCTGTGCTGCTTCAGCACCCAGCCGAACCCGAGCCTGCGCGCGGCCGATCTGTCGCGGCTGAAGGGCTGCGCCCGGCTGGTGGCGCGCAAGGTCGAGACCTCGGCCGCCCGCGGCGCCACCATCCCGACCGGCTTCCGTGACACCCAGGTGGACTGGCCGGCCCTCGATCCCTGA
- a CDS encoding SIR2 family protein: MRQLTILGGAGINLGISHACPEADEMLSFTYQKISTSVYSKIDAEVKAMFTPESFDYILGGLLTVNLAIEKTKQDLKRFNMNEAAFAELFRQSSLQASIASALSSIEEQLTISLGQILGVIDQFRPAVDKIFSKYDSINYYTVNFDGIFDHVLYGKGYSRGKDVTDFWWPSGDLDHKIDRRAKIFHLHGDLRYKPFKKTKNNNPPYKWPVLVVGDHEVKMGIITSNESLRFYNNRFKATCESRGPYQENNLAVIGFGFREEDEHIVNRLKHGIANKTFDSISLFDVEDRLSNVTDKYTWKRPEDQSLIQFIDSL, from the coding sequence ATGCGACAACTCACAATTCTTGGCGGTGCGGGAATAAACCTTGGCATCTCACATGCTTGCCCCGAGGCGGACGAGATGCTGAGCTTTACCTATCAAAAGATCAGCACGAGCGTTTACTCAAAGATCGACGCAGAGGTGAAGGCGATGTTCACCCCTGAGTCCTTTGACTACATCCTTGGTGGCCTGTTGACCGTCAATCTTGCGATTGAGAAGACCAAGCAAGATTTAAAGCGCTTCAACATGAATGAGGCTGCGTTTGCCGAGTTGTTTCGTCAATCAAGCTTGCAGGCATCTATAGCCTCCGCACTTAGCTCGATTGAGGAGCAGCTAACCATCTCTCTTGGCCAGATCCTTGGGGTGATTGATCAATTTCGTCCTGCCGTAGACAAGATCTTCTCGAAGTACGACTCGATCAACTACTACACGGTCAACTTCGATGGCATCTTTGACCATGTTCTTTACGGAAAAGGCTACTCGCGGGGAAAAGATGTCACCGACTTCTGGTGGCCATCTGGTGATCTGGACCATAAGATTGATCGGAGAGCCAAGATTTTTCACCTGCACGGTGACCTACGGTACAAGCCGTTCAAAAAGACGAAGAACAACAATCCTCCATACAAATGGCCTGTGCTCGTTGTTGGAGATCATGAAGTCAAGATGGGAATCATCACGTCGAACGAGTCACTAAGGTTCTACAACAATCGTTTCAAGGCCACATGTGAGAGCCGAGGCCCCTACCAGGAAAACAATCTTGCCGTTATCGGCTTCGGTTTCCGGGAGGAGGACGAGCACATCGTCAATCGACTCAAACATGGCATCGCAAACAAGACATTCGACTCGATCTCCCTCTTTGACGTGGAAGACCGACTATCGAACGTCACAGATAAGTACACCTGGAAGCGCCCAGAAGACCAGTCTTTGATCCAGTTCATAGACTCGCTCTAA